From Salinibacterium sp. ZJ450, one genomic window encodes:
- a CDS encoding cytochrome P450, with translation MTTETLAASDIDLFSDEVLLNPYPFFAELREQASVVRLDTNGLWALTRYEPLRDALGNWAVFSSNAVAFNDAMNGALAGTSLATDPPAHTALRAALTENLSPRALRRLKASIDEKADALVASLVERGSFDAIDDLARELPRQVVADLIGVQGDARDNILRWGEAAFNVLGPMNQRTAENFPVAGELFQWASTLQGKDLTEGSMGRAIFDAGERGDIPKESCGQIIHQYVAAGMDTTVAAIGNAIAQFAAHPDQYQLVRDDPSLISSAFNEVVRYEALMIAQGRLVKEDIEVDGTVIPAGAHVALLFGSGNRDPRHYEDPDTFLVKRNPVDHLSFGYGVHACAGQGLARLEAFAVIDALVRRVRLFSVGQPERKINNSSQGLDKLPVIELEAA, from the coding sequence ATGACGACGGAAACGTTGGCTGCGTCCGATATTGACCTGTTCTCCGACGAGGTTCTACTGAACCCGTATCCCTTCTTCGCCGAGCTTCGCGAGCAGGCATCCGTGGTTCGCCTCGACACGAACGGGCTCTGGGCGCTGACCCGATACGAGCCGCTCCGCGACGCCCTCGGAAACTGGGCGGTGTTCTCCTCGAACGCCGTCGCCTTCAACGACGCGATGAACGGAGCCCTCGCCGGAACCTCGCTGGCGACCGACCCGCCGGCCCACACGGCACTTCGAGCCGCGCTGACCGAGAACCTCTCCCCCCGTGCGCTGCGCCGGCTGAAGGCCAGCATCGACGAGAAGGCCGACGCGCTGGTGGCGAGCCTGGTCGAACGAGGATCGTTCGACGCGATCGATGACCTCGCCAGGGAACTGCCGCGGCAGGTCGTGGCCGACCTGATCGGGGTGCAGGGCGACGCCCGCGACAACATCCTGCGCTGGGGTGAGGCGGCGTTCAACGTGCTCGGCCCGATGAACCAGCGAACCGCCGAAAACTTCCCCGTAGCCGGGGAGCTGTTCCAGTGGGCCAGCACCCTGCAGGGCAAGGACCTGACCGAGGGCAGCATGGGACGCGCCATCTTCGACGCCGGGGAACGCGGTGACATCCCGAAGGAGAGCTGCGGGCAGATCATCCACCAGTATGTTGCCGCCGGAATGGACACGACGGTTGCCGCGATCGGTAACGCCATCGCGCAGTTCGCGGCGCATCCCGATCAGTACCAGCTGGTGCGGGATGACCCGTCGCTGATCTCGTCGGCGTTCAACGAGGTCGTGCGGTACGAGGCACTGATGATCGCGCAGGGGCGACTCGTCAAGGAGGACATCGAGGTCGACGGAACGGTCATTCCGGCTGGCGCGCACGTGGCGCTGCTGTTCGGGTCGGGAAACCGCGACCCCCGCCACTATGAGGACCCGGATACGTTCCTGGTCAAGCGCAACCCGGTCGACCACCTGTCATTCGGCTACGGGGTGCACGCCTGCGCCGGGCAGGGCCTCGCCCGCCTGGAGGCGTTCGCGGTGATCGACGCGCTGGTGCGCCGGGTGCGGTTATTCAGCGTCGGGCAGCCGGAGCGCAAGATCAACAACTCCAGCCAGGGCCTGGACAAGCTTCCGGTGATCGAGCTCGAGGCCGCCTGA
- a CDS encoding iron chelate uptake ABC transporter family permease subunit, with the protein MSQVKRPAGRHGAGPFASSRVRRRYWIVLSALFVLALGFAFGLLAWDNPMPVGSEGFWRIAELRATSVIVMAIVAFCQALATVGFQTATNNRIITPSIMGFESLYVAVQTGAVYFLGVTGLVSLQGLPQFVLQIAIMVGLSLALYGWLLSGKYGNLQIMLLVGIIVGGGLGAVSTFMQRLLTPSEFDILTAKMFGSVANADASYLPVAIPLCLVAGVLLWTSARRLNVIALGRDASMNLGLHHRFEIMRVLLLVSVLMAVSTALVGPMAFLGFLVATLAYQAANTYDHRYIFPIAVLVGFVVLSGAYFVMKNIFYAQGVVSIIIEIVGGSVFLFVILRKGRL; encoded by the coding sequence ATCTCCCAGGTGAAGCGGCCTGCCGGTCGGCACGGGGCCGGTCCGTTCGCGTCGTCGCGGGTGCGTCGCCGCTACTGGATCGTGTTGTCGGCGCTGTTCGTCCTTGCCCTCGGGTTCGCGTTCGGTCTGCTGGCCTGGGACAACCCGATGCCGGTGGGCAGCGAAGGCTTCTGGCGGATCGCCGAACTGCGCGCGACATCCGTCATCGTGATGGCCATCGTCGCCTTCTGTCAGGCGCTGGCCACCGTGGGCTTCCAGACCGCGACGAACAACCGCATCATCACGCCGTCGATCATGGGGTTCGAGTCGCTGTACGTTGCGGTGCAGACCGGCGCGGTGTACTTCCTCGGCGTCACCGGGCTGGTCTCGTTGCAGGGGCTCCCGCAGTTCGTGCTGCAAATCGCCATCATGGTCGGGCTGTCCCTGGCCCTCTACGGCTGGCTGCTGTCTGGCAAGTACGGCAATCTGCAGATCATGCTGCTCGTCGGCATCATCGTCGGTGGCGGGCTCGGAGCAGTCTCCACCTTCATGCAACGTCTGCTGACACCCAGCGAGTTCGACATCCTCACCGCGAAGATGTTCGGATCGGTGGCGAATGCGGATGCCAGCTACCTGCCGGTCGCCATCCCACTGTGTCTCGTGGCCGGTGTTCTGCTCTGGACAAGCGCCAGACGTCTCAACGTCATCGCGCTCGGCCGGGATGCCAGCATGAACCTCGGGCTGCACCACCGGTTCGAGATCATGCGAGTGCTGCTCCTCGTCTCCGTGCTGATGGCGGTATCGACGGCGCTGGTCGGGCCGATGGCGTTCCTCGGGTTCCTCGTCGCCACGCTGGCGTATCAGGCGGCGAACACCTACGACCACCGCTATATCTTCCCGATCGCGGTGCTGGTCGGTTTCGTGGTGCTCTCCGGGGCCTACTTCGTGATGAAGAACATCTTCTACGCGCAGGGAGTGGTCTCGATCATCATCGAGATCGTCGGAGGCAGCGTCTTCCTCTTCGTGATTCTGAGAAAGGGGCGCTTGTGA
- a CDS encoding MFS transporter, with the protein MSSNTAAVKSATGWKPTDRWLFGIVLAVINFWLFAQTLLNVIPGIQDELGIERTVGNLAVAVTSLFSGIFIVVAGGLADRIGRVKILNAGIVLSIIGSLLIALTPADGGVVTSIMLLVGRAVQGLSAACVMPSSLALIKAFYEDKQRQRALSFWSIGSWGGSGFCALFGGLMATSFLGWRSIFWISIVLSIVAIFLLRGTPESKAPAAPGGEHKRFDWSGLICFIIALVALNVYISQGPSIGWLSITGIVLLVLFVVFGILFFQLESTKSNSFVDLKVFGNLTFTGATVSNFLLNGAAGTLIVALGLVQVAAGFSSLQSGLLTLGYLIAILSTIRVGEKLLQRLGPRKPMIWGCLITGFGILMCSMTFVLVEQYVILAFIGFTLFGIGLGFYATPSTDAALANVPADQAGAAAGIYKMASSLGNAIGVAISAALYVAAQSVDPEFVQSLGLFVGNQENLGLRFGGAVGLLFNLLMVMVAVISVILTVPRHRTKAEEEAHPEVPAPPPIGN; encoded by the coding sequence ATGAGCAGCAACACGGCGGCAGTGAAATCCGCAACCGGCTGGAAGCCCACCGATCGGTGGCTTTTCGGAATCGTTCTGGCGGTTATCAACTTCTGGCTATTCGCCCAGACCCTGCTCAACGTCATCCCCGGGATACAGGATGAGCTCGGCATTGAGCGCACCGTGGGAAACCTTGCAGTGGCCGTGACCTCACTGTTTTCCGGGATCTTCATCGTGGTCGCCGGCGGCCTCGCCGACCGGATCGGTCGCGTCAAGATCCTCAACGCCGGCATCGTCCTGAGCATCATCGGCTCCCTGCTGATCGCCCTGACCCCGGCCGATGGCGGCGTCGTCACCTCGATCATGTTGTTGGTCGGACGCGCTGTCCAGGGACTGTCGGCCGCCTGCGTCATGCCTTCCAGCCTGGCGTTGATCAAGGCCTTCTACGAGGACAAGCAGCGTCAGCGTGCCCTGTCCTTCTGGTCCATCGGGTCGTGGGGCGGTTCCGGGTTCTGTGCGCTGTTCGGCGGTCTGATGGCCACGTCGTTCCTCGGCTGGCGGTCCATCTTCTGGATCTCGATCGTGCTCTCGATCGTGGCGATATTCTTGCTCCGCGGCACACCTGAATCCAAGGCGCCCGCCGCACCCGGCGGGGAACACAAACGCTTCGACTGGTCCGGGCTGATCTGTTTCATCATCGCCCTGGTGGCGCTGAACGTGTACATCTCACAGGGGCCCAGCATCGGCTGGCTGAGCATCACCGGCATCGTGTTGCTCGTGCTATTCGTGGTCTTCGGCATCCTGTTCTTCCAGCTGGAGTCGACCAAGAGCAACTCGTTTGTGGATCTGAAGGTGTTCGGCAACCTGACCTTCACCGGCGCGACGGTGTCCAACTTCCTGCTCAACGGTGCCGCGGGCACGCTCATCGTTGCCTTGGGACTCGTGCAGGTCGCCGCCGGGTTCTCTTCTCTGCAGTCGGGTCTGTTGACGCTCGGCTACCTGATCGCAATCCTGTCCACCATCCGGGTTGGTGAGAAGCTGCTGCAACGGCTCGGGCCGCGCAAGCCGATGATCTGGGGCTGCCTGATCACCGGGTTCGGCATCCTGATGTGTTCGATGACGTTCGTGCTGGTCGAGCAGTACGTCATCCTGGCCTTCATCGGATTCACCCTGTTCGGCATCGGCCTCGGGTTCTATGCCACCCCGTCCACCGACGCGGCGCTGGCCAACGTGCCGGCCGACCAGGCGGGCGCTGCTGCGGGTATCTACAAGATGGCGTCCTCGCTGGGAAACGCCATCGGTGTGGCGATCTCCGCGGCGCTGTACGTGGCAGCCCAGTCTGTGGACCCGGAGTTTGTTCAGAGCCTGGGGTTGTTCGTCGGCAATCAGGAGAACCTGGGGCTGCGCTTCGGCGGGGCGGTGGGACTGCTGTTCAACCTGCTCATGGTGATGGTCGCCGTCATTTCCGTCATCCTCACCGTGCCTCGCCACCGGACCAAGGCCGAGGAAGAAGCCCATCCGGAGGTTCCGGCGCCGCCGCCCATCGGCAACTGA
- a CDS encoding HtaA domain-containing protein: protein MTPQLTWSIKDTLLAYIEALDDGVVEALAPASRDEAGFLFPVDEAASDFDASNLTGILQFVGTVKLTGHWGMLDVELRDPRIELTGQSGTLLVRERGGRNPGTMLPFASLELDSASATDAPGHIDAAASLTGHGQLLLGGQYRVGEPLSRLRITFPASDE, encoded by the coding sequence ATGACGCCACAACTGACATGGTCCATCAAGGACACCCTGCTGGCCTACATCGAGGCTCTCGACGATGGGGTGGTCGAAGCACTCGCTCCCGCATCCCGCGACGAGGCTGGCTTCTTGTTTCCCGTGGACGAGGCAGCCTCTGATTTCGACGCCAGCAACCTCACCGGCATCCTGCAATTCGTCGGCACCGTCAAGCTCACCGGTCACTGGGGCATGCTCGACGTGGAGCTGCGGGATCCCCGCATCGAGCTGACCGGCCAGAGCGGCACGCTGCTGGTGCGGGAGCGCGGGGGTCGCAACCCCGGCACGATGCTTCCGTTCGCCAGCCTGGAGCTGGATTCGGCGAGCGCGACCGATGCTCCAGGACATATCGACGCGGCGGCGTCGCTCACCGGCCACGGCCAATTGCTGCTGGGCGGTCAGTACCGCGTCGGCGAGCCACTCAGCCGTCTTCGCATCACCTTCCCGGCGAGTGATGAATAG
- a CDS encoding ABC transporter permease translates to MTVTTAERTRSPERLFDWKLLLGVLGVGVLLVLSLFTGVYDIFGADNGGEMFAITRIPRTIALVLAGAAMAMSGLVMQLLTQNRFVEPTTTGTTEWAGLGLLTVMILMPDASIVARMTGAIVAAFIGTMVFFLFLRRVSLRSSLIVPIVGIMLGAVVGSVSTFIALQTDMLQSLGVWFAGSFTSVLRGQYEALWIVALVGIAVFIAADRFTVAGLGEEVSTNVGLNYNRIILLGTGLIAVATGVVTVVVGALPFLGLIVPNIVSMFRGDDLRSNLPWVCLLGIAIVTVCDLVGRTIIMPFEVPVSLILGVVGAVVFVALLLRQRRRA, encoded by the coding sequence ATGACCGTAACCACCGCTGAACGCACCCGTTCGCCCGAGAGGCTCTTCGACTGGAAGCTGCTTCTCGGGGTTCTCGGCGTTGGCGTCCTCCTCGTCCTGTCCCTGTTCACGGGTGTCTACGACATCTTCGGGGCAGACAACGGCGGCGAGATGTTCGCGATCACCCGCATCCCGCGCACCATCGCGCTGGTGCTGGCGGGCGCCGCGATGGCGATGTCTGGTCTGGTCATGCAGCTGCTCACCCAGAACCGCTTCGTCGAGCCCACGACAACCGGAACCACCGAGTGGGCCGGCCTCGGACTGCTCACGGTGATGATCCTCATGCCCGACGCCAGCATCGTCGCACGGATGACCGGCGCCATCGTCGCCGCATTCATCGGAACGATGGTGTTCTTCCTTTTCCTGCGCCGGGTGTCGCTGCGCTCCTCGCTGATCGTGCCGATCGTGGGGATCATGCTCGGTGCGGTCGTCGGTTCGGTGTCGACGTTCATCGCGCTGCAGACCGACATGCTGCAGAGCCTCGGAGTCTGGTTCGCGGGAAGCTTCACCTCGGTGCTGCGCGGCCAATACGAGGCGCTGTGGATTGTGGCCCTTGTCGGAATCGCCGTCTTCATCGCAGCCGACCGATTCACCGTGGCGGGCTTGGGCGAGGAGGTGTCGACCAACGTCGGGCTGAACTACAACCGGATCATCCTGCTCGGCACCGGACTCATCGCCGTCGCCACCGGCGTGGTCACGGTCGTCGTGGGGGCGCTGCCGTTCCTCGGCCTCATCGTGCCCAACATCGTGTCCATGTTCCGCGGCGACGACCTGCGCAGCAATCTGCCGTGGGTGTGTCTGCTGGGCATCGCCATTGTCACTGTCTGCGACCTGGTCGGACGAACCATCATCATGCCCTTTGAAGTCCCGGTGTCACTCATCCTCGGAGTGGTCGGCGCCGTCGTCTTCGTCGCTCTCCTGTTGCGGCAGCGCCGTCGTGCCTGA
- a CDS encoding ABC transporter ATP-binding protein encodes MITLTGVRKNYSDEVSIGPVDLQIPAGGITALVGPNGAGKSTLLLMIGRLLGLDEGAIEVAGYDVAGTKSKDLAKVLSILRQENHYVTRLTVRQLVGFGRFPYSKGRLTKADEEIISRSIDFLNLTELENRYLDELSGGQRQRAYVAMVLTQDTEYVLLDEPLNNLDMKHSVQMMQHLRTAAAELGRTIIIVMHDINFASCYADHICAVKDGRVVEFGTPDVIMTDEVLTRVFDTPVQVIDGPNGALAVYY; translated from the coding sequence GTGATCACGCTCACCGGCGTACGAAAGAACTACAGCGACGAGGTCTCCATCGGCCCGGTCGACCTGCAGATCCCGGCCGGCGGCATCACCGCTCTCGTGGGACCCAACGGGGCCGGCAAGTCCACGCTGCTGTTGATGATCGGGCGTCTGCTCGGGCTGGACGAGGGCGCGATCGAGGTCGCCGGGTACGACGTCGCGGGCACCAAGTCGAAGGACCTCGCCAAGGTGCTCTCGATCCTGCGGCAGGAGAACCATTACGTGACCCGGCTGACGGTTCGGCAGTTGGTCGGCTTCGGGCGCTTCCCCTACTCGAAGGGACGGCTGACCAAGGCCGACGAGGAGATCATCAGCCGGTCGATCGACTTCCTAAACCTCACCGAGCTGGAGAACCGCTACCTCGACGAGCTCTCCGGCGGCCAGCGGCAGCGTGCCTACGTGGCCATGGTGCTCACCCAGGACACCGAGTACGTGCTGCTCGACGAGCCGCTCAACAATCTCGACATGAAGCACTCCGTGCAGATGATGCAGCACCTGCGTACCGCCGCTGCAGAACTCGGCCGCACGATCATCATCGTGATGCACGACATCAACTTCGCCAGTTGCTATGCCGACCACATCTGCGCGGTGAAAGACGGTCGGGTCGTCGAGTTCGGAACTCCCGACGTGATCATGACCGACGAGGTGCTCACCCGGGTTTTCGATACCCCGGTGCAGGTCATCGATGGCCCGAACGGCGCGCTCGCCGTCTACTACTGA
- a CDS encoding LysR family transcriptional regulator has product MNSGASATDAELARLASVNLNLLVPLMALLEERSVTQAAAKVGLSQPAMSHALRRMRTLLGDELIVRQGATMVLTPRASELIAPLRQALQQTARIVTSSSFDPAVDRRVITVACTTSTSFVIGSALARLIAERAPNTELRLKTTNMTSPTVFTDDGVDVVLLSQKFPTQLARERLYDDRWVVLAHSSAPEGASGLELLTTLPHVAFDSSPHRIRPYEVLDEQGVQYGVRDRITDNLMVPHLVAHAGGVAVHRYRIAAAFSSYLDLRVEEFPFPLPELGVDMVWNPWLADDDFRSWMRDILVETAVSLQIR; this is encoded by the coding sequence ATGAATAGCGGCGCATCCGCGACGGACGCGGAGCTTGCCCGACTGGCCTCGGTCAATCTCAACCTGCTGGTCCCCCTGATGGCGCTTCTCGAAGAGCGGTCGGTGACACAGGCCGCCGCGAAAGTCGGTCTGTCGCAGCCGGCCATGAGCCACGCCCTACGCCGGATGCGCACGCTGCTCGGTGACGAGCTCATCGTGCGGCAGGGAGCCACGATGGTGCTGACTCCCCGCGCGTCGGAACTCATCGCGCCGCTCCGTCAGGCGCTTCAGCAGACCGCGCGCATTGTCACGTCCTCGTCATTCGACCCTGCCGTCGACCGCCGGGTGATCACCGTCGCGTGCACCACCAGTACCTCGTTCGTCATCGGGAGCGCGCTTGCGCGCCTTATTGCCGAGCGGGCGCCGAACACGGAGCTTCGACTGAAAACCACGAACATGACCTCGCCCACCGTGTTCACCGACGACGGTGTCGACGTGGTGCTGCTCTCTCAGAAGTTCCCCACGCAGCTTGCCCGAGAACGCCTGTATGACGACCGCTGGGTGGTCCTTGCCCATTCCAGCGCGCCAGAAGGGGCCAGCGGCCTTGAATTGTTGACGACGCTGCCGCACGTCGCGTTCGATTCGTCGCCCCACCGCATCCGCCCGTATGAGGTGCTCGATGAGCAGGGCGTTCAGTACGGGGTGCGCGACCGCATCACCGACAACCTCATGGTCCCGCACCTGGTCGCGCATGCAGGCGGAGTTGCCGTGCACCGGTACCGGATCGCCGCCGCGTTCAGCAGCTACCTCGATCTGCGGGTCGAGGAGTTTCCCTTCCCGCTGCCGGAGCTGGGCGTCGACATGGTCTGGAATCCCTGGCTCGCTGACGATGATTTCCGAAGCTGGATGCGCGACATCCTGGTGGAAACCGCGGTATCTCTTCAGATCCGCTAA
- a CDS encoding ferredoxin produces the protein MNHIILDRPRCEGHGLCEEAAPKLMHLDDDGELILDVATIDDADLAAAQAAVRICPVAALRLA, from the coding sequence ATGAACCACATCATCCTCGATCGACCACGCTGCGAGGGCCACGGCCTGTGCGAAGAGGCCGCGCCCAAACTGATGCACTTGGACGATGACGGCGAACTGATTCTGGATGTCGCGACCATTGACGACGCTGACCTCGCTGCCGCACAGGCCGCCGTGCGGATCTGCCCGGTCGCCGCACTCCGGCTCGCCTGA
- a CDS encoding NAD(P)/FAD-dependent oxidoreductase, with protein MSELRRVVVVGNGIAGLTAADSLRAAGFDGELTIVGDEHHAPYSRPALSKAALLDADDMTSHRLPDPTHQATELLGVSATGLDASRKLVLLNDGSDVPYDALVIATGSRARRLADTGRTAGGVEELTLRTLEDALTLRRRLAGKPSVVVLGGGALGMEIASGCLAAGCPVTLVSRDRPLVTQLGGHLSEVFVAAAEAAGLRVASSHAVELRDADGHPLVVLGDGSVIAAELVISAVGDAPNIEWLSTSGLLTDGTLEVDTRGRVRPDIFAAGDVAAFPTRRGIRRIPLWTSAIEQSKAVAHTLIRGEEAPELDLQPYFWTEQFGLSLKASGYLPLTGQPELIEGDAHGNPALMRWSHDDGSGTAVAINYRIPIPKLRRLANPEPVAVSPAA; from the coding sequence ATGTCTGAGCTGCGTCGTGTGGTCGTCGTCGGCAACGGCATTGCCGGTCTCACAGCGGCCGACTCGTTGCGGGCCGCCGGCTTCGACGGCGAACTCACCATCGTCGGTGACGAGCATCATGCTCCGTATAGCCGGCCCGCCCTGTCGAAGGCCGCGCTTCTGGACGCCGACGACATGACGTCGCACCGGTTACCGGACCCGACTCACCAGGCGACCGAACTGCTGGGCGTGAGCGCCACGGGGCTCGATGCCTCCCGCAAGCTGGTGCTCCTGAACGATGGTTCCGATGTGCCGTACGACGCCCTCGTCATCGCCACAGGCTCGCGCGCTCGCCGCCTGGCCGACACGGGTCGGACCGCGGGCGGGGTGGAAGAGTTGACGCTGCGCACCCTCGAAGACGCGCTCACCCTGCGGCGCCGGCTTGCCGGAAAGCCGTCGGTCGTGGTGCTCGGCGGCGGTGCCCTCGGCATGGAGATCGCTTCCGGATGCCTCGCCGCGGGTTGCCCGGTCACCCTCGTCTCCCGCGATCGGCCCCTCGTCACCCAGCTCGGCGGTCACCTCTCCGAGGTCTTCGTCGCCGCAGCCGAAGCGGCAGGACTGAGAGTGGCGTCGTCGCACGCGGTCGAACTGCGTGACGCCGACGGGCACCCGCTGGTCGTGCTCGGTGACGGCTCGGTCATCGCGGCCGAACTCGTAATCAGCGCGGTCGGCGACGCCCCGAACATCGAGTGGCTGTCGACGAGCGGTCTGCTGACGGACGGAACCCTCGAGGTGGACACCCGAGGGCGAGTGCGACCCGACATCTTCGCCGCCGGCGATGTCGCCGCGTTCCCGACCAGACGCGGCATCCGTCGTATTCCGCTCTGGACCAGCGCCATCGAGCAGAGCAAGGCCGTCGCGCACACGCTGATTCGAGGCGAGGAGGCCCCCGAGCTCGATCTTCAGCCGTACTTCTGGACCGAGCAGTTCGGACTCAGCCTGAAGGCCAGCGGATACCTGCCCCTGACCGGGCAGCCCGAACTCATCGAGGGCGATGCTCACGGCAACCCGGCGCTGATGCGCTGGTCGCACGACGACGGGTCAGGAACCGCGGTCGCGATCAACTACCGGATCCCGATACCCAAGCTGCGCCGCCTCGCCAACCCCGAACCCGTGGCTGTGTCGCCTGCCGCCTAG
- a CDS encoding amidohydrolase, translated as MTNAQDILRPLDQELVWQRELYKQLHRHPELSSQEEGTASQIEQKLTEFGYAVQRIGGTGVVGVLSNGAGSTVLARADVDALPVTENTGLEYASTVAGVMHACGHDMHISSLLGAAKLMADGRAAWSGTYIALFQPAEETAAGSQAMVDDGLVTKVPRPDVAFAQHVMPSEAGRIGTTAGPVLSAGDSLKITVYGRGAHGSMPHLAIDPVVLAALIVLRLQTIVSRETQPGQFAVLTVGASNAGTKSNIIPDRAELLLNLRTYDTDLRTRMVASIERIVRGECAAAGSPQDPDFEFYDQYPLTTNDAATNERVTAAFTEHFGADAVFHATPITASEDFSRIPDAFGVPYTYWTVGSVPSEKYRRAVADGTVSRDIPANHSPFFAPAIDPTLGVATAAHVVAALAYLNSPGQ; from the coding sequence ATGACGAACGCGCAGGACATCCTTCGACCCCTCGACCAGGAACTGGTCTGGCAGCGCGAGCTGTACAAGCAGTTGCACCGGCATCCCGAGCTCAGCTCGCAGGAAGAAGGCACCGCTTCGCAGATCGAGCAGAAGCTGACCGAGTTCGGCTACGCGGTACAGCGGATCGGCGGCACCGGTGTGGTGGGCGTGCTGTCCAACGGAGCCGGCAGCACCGTGTTGGCCAGAGCGGATGTCGATGCCCTGCCCGTCACGGAAAACACCGGGCTCGAATACGCCTCAACCGTCGCCGGGGTGATGCACGCGTGCGGGCATGACATGCACATCTCCTCCCTGCTGGGCGCCGCGAAGCTGATGGCGGATGGCCGGGCCGCCTGGTCCGGCACCTACATCGCGCTGTTCCAGCCCGCAGAGGAGACGGCAGCAGGATCCCAGGCGATGGTCGACGATGGACTGGTCACCAAGGTGCCGCGCCCCGACGTGGCATTCGCCCAGCACGTCATGCCGTCGGAGGCCGGCCGGATCGGAACCACCGCGGGCCCGGTCCTCTCCGCCGGCGACTCCCTCAAGATCACCGTGTACGGTCGCGGCGCGCACGGCTCCATGCCGCACCTCGCGATCGACCCGGTGGTGCTCGCCGCCTTAATCGTGCTGCGGCTGCAGACCATCGTCTCGCGCGAGACGCAGCCCGGCCAGTTCGCGGTGCTCACCGTTGGCGCATCCAACGCGGGTACCAAGTCGAACATCATCCCCGACCGGGCGGAGTTGCTGCTGAACCTGCGCACCTATGACACCGACCTGCGCACCCGGATGGTGGCATCGATCGAGCGGATCGTCAGGGGAGAATGCGCCGCAGCCGGCTCCCCCCAGGACCCCGACTTTGAGTTCTATGACCAGTACCCGCTCACCACAAACGACGCGGCCACCAACGAGCGGGTGACGGCGGCGTTCACGGAGCATTTCGGCGCTGATGCCGTCTTCCACGCGACGCCGATCACCGCCTCCGAGGACTTCAGTCGGATTCCGGATGCCTTCGGTGTGCCGTACACGTACTGGACCGTGGGCTCGGTCCCCTCTGAGAAGTACCGCCGCGCCGTCGCCGACGGCACGGTGTCGCGGGATATCCCCGCCAACCATTCACCGTTCTTCGCCCCGGCCATCGACCCGACGCTCGGCGTGGCCACCGCGGCTCACGTGGTTGCCGCCCTCGCCTATCTGAACAGTCCCGGTCAGTAG
- a CDS encoding trimeric intracellular cation channel family protein has translation MESDVWALVPDLFGTFFFAVSGCLLAAQRGFDIIGSLLLGTLTGVGGGVLRDAILGRVPTAFAEPVYFIPPVAAALVVFFLLHAFQRFRRALLVFDAGGLALFCTTGTIIALQAGVNPVSAAVLGVTTGVGGGLMRDVVANRVPQLFNPRDLYAVPAMLGAAATAVLWTLGLLNFWTGFAVAAVVFAFRVVGLRFRWHVPLAASGVEPHKGHNDS, from the coding sequence ATGGAATCCGATGTGTGGGCCCTCGTCCCAGACCTGTTCGGCACATTCTTCTTCGCGGTGTCCGGTTGCCTGCTGGCCGCCCAACGAGGGTTTGACATCATCGGCTCGCTGCTGCTCGGAACTCTTACGGGAGTCGGCGGTGGTGTGCTGAGGGACGCGATTCTGGGGCGGGTGCCCACCGCCTTCGCGGAACCGGTGTATTTCATCCCGCCGGTGGCCGCTGCACTGGTGGTGTTCTTTCTTCTTCATGCTTTCCAGCGCTTTCGCCGAGCACTGCTGGTGTTCGATGCCGGTGGGCTCGCCCTGTTCTGCACCACCGGAACCATCATCGCTTTGCAGGCGGGTGTGAACCCCGTGTCGGCGGCGGTGCTCGGCGTGACGACGGGGGTCGGCGGTGGGCTGATGCGCGACGTGGTGGCGAACCGGGTGCCTCAGTTGTTCAATCCGCGGGACCTGTATGCGGTGCCGGCGATGCTCGGGGCGGCGGCGACCGCGGTGCTCTGGACGCTGGGACTGCTGAATTTCTGGACCGGGTTCGCCGTGGCCGCTGTGGTGTTCGCGTTCCGGGTCGTCGGGTTGCGCTTCCGCTGGCATGTGCCCCTTGCCGCGTCGGGCGTGGAGCCGCACAAGGGGCATAACGACTCGTAA